The sequence GATCTTCGACAACCTCGAGTTCCTCTTCTCGAACGGCGGCACGAAGCCGGGGCGCGACGCGCGCGGCTTCGTGGAGCTCCTGGAGAGCGGGCGGATCCAGGTCGAGCCGCTCACCTACATCCGCGGGCGCAGCCTGCCGCACCAGTACCTCATCGTGGACGAGGCCCAGAACCTCACCCCGCACGAGGTGAAGACGATCATCACGCGGTGCGGCGAGGGGACCAAGATCGTGCTGACCGGCGATCCTCAGCAGATCGACAATCCGTACGTGGACCACGCGTCGAACGGCCTGCTCGTGGTGGCGGAGCGGTTCAGGCGCGAGCGCATCGCGGGTCACGTGGTGCTCGCCAAGGGCGAGCGCAGCGAGCTCGCGGAGCTCGCGGCGAACCTGCTCTGAGGCGAGCGGCGCCGGGCGCGCGGCGCTCTCACGGGGCGGGGGCGCGCGGGGCGGGGGCGCATTTGGAAGGAGCGGCGGGCCGTGGCGCGGCGTCATCGAGCTAGATCGGCCGAACGGCCGGCGCCTCCGGCGTGGGTGCCGGACGCGGATCGGCTCCTCGGCGCCGCGGCGCGGCGGATCCGCGTCGTCGGGTCGAGCACGCCGGTGAACCTCGTCGAGGAGCTCGCGCGGCTCGCCGCCTCCTGGGATCGGAGCGGCGGGGAGCTCCCGCGGTTCACCTACGCGCCTGCGCAGGACCACGGCGAGCTTCGAAAGGCGATGGAGGCGGCGGCCGAGCGGCTCGCGGGGCAAGGGGAGCTCGGCGCGGTCTACGCCGGCCGCGCGAGCGAGCTCGCCGCGGAGGCCGCGATCTGCGAGGCCGCGGGCGGGGCGGGGTGCTGGTCCGCCGCGCGCCGCCGCTACGCCGCGCGCGACGCGTTCGACGAGCAGGCGGACGCGCTCGCCGCGACATGGGTCGAGCAGGAGGCGGGCGCCGCGTCGAGCGACGAGGAGCGGGTGCGGAGCGACGACGCGCGCTCGCCCTGGTCGCTCCTGTCGCGGATGCGCCGCGAGATCGGGGCGCGGCGCTTGCCCCTCCGGGTCGTGATCGCCGACATCGCGCCGCTCGCCGCGACGGGCGACGGGGTGATCCAGGTCGCGCGGGGGCGCATGCTCACGCGCGACGACGTCGAGCGCACGGTGCTCCACGAGATCGAGGGGCACGCGGCGCCGAGCGTGCGCGCTGCGGCGCTCCCGCTCGGGATCTTCGCGATCGGGACCGCGAACGGGGGCGACGATCAGGAGGGCTGGGCGCTCGCGCGCGAGCGCGCCGCGGGGTACCTGGTCGGCGCCCGCCGGATCGAGCTCGGGCTGCGCCACCTCGCCGCGCGGAGCGTCGAGCGCGGCGCGGGCTTCGTCGAGACAGCGCGGCTGCTCGAGGCGCGCGGCGCGCGCTCCACGGGGGACGCCCTGCGCATCGCGGCGCGCGTCCACCGGGGCGGCGGCCTCGCGCGGGAGGTCGTCTACCTGCCGGCGCTGCTGCGGGTCGAGGCGCTGCTCGTGGAGCAGCCAGCGCTGGGGCCGGTGCTCGCCTCGGGCCGGGTCTCGGTGGGCGCAGCGGCGTCGCTTTCGTCCTGGGCGAGGGAGAGGTGATGGTCCGCGGCTGCCCAGCTCGACTGGGAGCATGGGAAGCCGGGAAGAAAAGTCCGATCCTCGCTGAACTTCGTGCCTTCCTGGGAAGCCGATCCCATGAAATGAAGGCATCGCGGGCCGGGTGAGGGGGCGGGCGAGAAAGGGGGCTGCGTGAAGGGAAGGATCACTCCAGCCGTGCGAGCGCGGCATGGAACGCGCTTGACGTGGTGTCCGGCGGGCGGGCTGCGCCGCGCGTGCGCTCGC is a genomic window of Sorangium aterium containing:
- a CDS encoding tyrosine/phenylalanine carboxypeptidase domain-containing protein, encoding MARRHRARSAERPAPPAWVPDADRLLGAAARRIRVVGSSTPVNLVEELARLAASWDRSGGELPRFTYAPAQDHGELRKAMEAAAERLAGQGELGAVYAGRASELAAEAAICEAAGGAGCWSAARRRYAARDAFDEQADALAATWVEQEAGAASSDEERVRSDDARSPWSLLSRMRREIGARRLPLRVVIADIAPLAATGDGVIQVARGRMLTRDDVERTVLHEIEGHAAPSVRAAALPLGIFAIGTANGGDDQEGWALARERAAGYLVGARRIELGLRHLAARSVERGAGFVETARLLEARGARSTGDALRIAARVHRGGGLAREVVYLPALLRVEALLVEQPALGPVLASGRVSVGAAASLSSWARER